The Chryseobacterium geocarposphaerae genome window below encodes:
- a CDS encoding MFS transporter yields the protein MQHNTIYHKWVPQWLKLPLLILALFPHLMLLSLLHSNSAFTSSFMDVDSDDIQYLMILMYGTFVVTLLVIQRFMAYFSVKYYTLLMSSVSILILYGLSVTNDYHIILVIRFLEGIFGVMEGAIFLPLIIAELKTKHAKEIAYLFMYTIILTGGTLTTSLLKSSIEDYDFKHMILMMVYFHVFVLIIAFAIFNKNRFFPKKPLYQLDITSWFLLWVCLQAGGYALIYGKRLMWFESDLIILCFLIFLLFGGLFMLKQRNQPRPFFHFEVFSSKNVIVGVILFFIFYILRASINNVYSVMATVWKWPWDYIVKIQYWNIAGSLLGVIISALCITRGASSRLVFFTGFLILAIDSAWFTYTFYPDTTLQTICPPLFLQGVGQGLLFTPLVFFLIAGMPEQYVSNATAVGTATRFWTTAIGYALMQNLMLFLTLKHSDALSSQLTDTNPIFYSQWNQLFGANISKLPVNQSLSVTAGVFKAKINAQAILLSNMEIFTGLFWLALATAFIVLLYHPVKIAVRNIM from the coding sequence ATGCAACATAATACAATTTATCATAAATGGGTACCACAATGGCTGAAACTGCCGCTTCTTATTCTGGCGCTGTTTCCCCACCTGATGTTGTTGTCACTTTTGCATTCCAATAGTGCCTTCACATCTTCTTTTATGGATGTCGATTCAGACGATATCCAATACTTAATGATTTTGATGTATGGGACATTTGTGGTTACCCTTTTAGTTATACAGCGGTTTATGGCTTATTTCAGTGTGAAATATTATACATTGCTGATGTCTTCCGTTTCAATACTTATTCTCTACGGACTTTCAGTCACCAATGATTATCATATTATTTTAGTTATCCGCTTTCTGGAAGGAATTTTCGGAGTCATGGAAGGTGCTATTTTCTTACCTTTAATTATAGCTGAACTCAAGACAAAACATGCTAAAGAAATTGCCTATCTCTTCATGTATACCATTATTCTTACGGGAGGAACACTGACGACTTCTCTTTTAAAATCAAGTATTGAGGATTATGATTTCAAGCATATGATTTTAATGATGGTTTATTTTCATGTCTTTGTACTAATCATTGCCTTTGCCATTTTCAATAAAAACAGATTCTTCCCAAAGAAGCCGTTATACCAATTGGATATTACCAGCTGGTTTTTGCTTTGGGTTTGTCTGCAGGCAGGTGGATATGCATTAATCTATGGAAAAAGATTGATGTGGTTCGAATCGGATCTTATTATTCTTTGTTTTTTAATTTTCTTATTATTCGGCGGATTGTTTATGCTAAAACAGAGAAACCAGCCGCGCCCTTTTTTCCATTTTGAAGTTTTCAGCTCTAAAAATGTAATTGTCGGAGTTATCCTTTTTTTTATTTTTTACATTCTGAGAGCTTCTATTAATAATGTATACAGTGTAATGGCAACAGTTTGGAAATGGCCTTGGGATTATATTGTAAAAATTCAGTACTGGAATATTGCAGGAAGCCTTTTGGGCGTCATTATTTCTGCGCTATGTATTACAAGAGGAGCTTCTTCAAGATTAGTTTTCTTTACCGGGTTTCTGATTCTCGCCATTGATTCGGCTTGGTTTACTTACACATTTTATCCCGATACTACTCTTCAGACGATTTGTCCGCCTTTATTTCTTCAGGGAGTTGGTCAAGGTTTACTTTTTACCCCGCTCGTATTTTTTTTAATTGCAGGAATGCCTGAACAATATGTTTCCAATGCGACAGCAGTAGGAACTGCAACACGTTTCTGGACAACAGCCATAGGATACGCCTTAATGCAAAATTTAATGCTATTTCTAACATTAAAACATTCTGATGCTTTAAGTTCTCAATTAACAGATACCAATCCTATTTTCTATTCCCAATGGAATCAGCTGTTCGGAGCCAATATATCTAAACTTCCTGTAAATCAATCTTTATCCGTAACTGCTGGAGTTTTTAAAGCAAAAATCAATGCTCAGGCTATTTTACTTTCCAATATGGAAATATTTACGGGATTATTCTGGCTCGCATTGGCTACAGCTTTTATTGTGCTGTTGTACCATCCGGTGAAAATTGCTGTGAGAAATATTATGTAG
- a CDS encoding helix-turn-helix domain-containing protein — protein sequence MNDSHFGAVEEVDAEFYVYHVLTGNVKTEIHHHSSAQLVYAEGGIVHVFTDLKHWYLPARCFMWIPAGTPHYIFSTSPKVDLYNFYFKKEENESGFFDEINIYSVSHLLREMILYTKDWDGKITKNDGPKYYFLKALKGILPEKRDKKLAFPVQHPFPNDETLLKVAQYIHANLEKPLTIESTAKEFGMSTRTLSRKFKEILGMNYVRFLRALRITRSLELMLEGKYNMYEIAMMVGYNSLSSFSNIFKKVIGVAPTEYQHKLKGDV from the coding sequence ATGAATGACAGTCATTTTGGAGCGGTTGAAGAAGTTGATGCTGAATTTTATGTTTACCATGTGCTTACCGGGAATGTAAAAACAGAGATTCATCATCACAGTTCTGCACAATTAGTCTATGCAGAAGGCGGTATTGTACATGTGTTTACAGATTTGAAACACTGGTATTTGCCGGCAAGATGTTTTATGTGGATTCCTGCTGGAACGCCCCATTATATTTTTTCGACCAGCCCTAAAGTAGATTTATATAATTTTTATTTTAAAAAAGAAGAAAATGAAAGTGGCTTTTTTGATGAAATTAACATTTATTCCGTAAGTCATCTTCTTAGAGAGATGATTTTATATACCAAAGACTGGGATGGGAAAATCACAAAAAATGATGGTCCTAAATATTATTTCCTTAAAGCTTTAAAAGGAATTTTACCTGAGAAAAGAGATAAAAAATTAGCATTCCCAGTTCAGCATCCTTTTCCTAATGACGAAACTTTATTGAAGGTGGCACAATATATTCATGCGAATCTTGAAAAGCCATTAACGATTGAATCTACGGCAAAAGAATTCGGAATGAGTACCAGAACCCTTTCAAGGAAATTTAAAGAAATTTTGGGAATGAATTACGTCCGTTTTTTACGTGCTTTGAGGATTACACGCTCGTTGGAACTTATGTTGGAAGGAAAATACAATATGTATGAAATTGCAATGATGGTAGGGTACAACAGTCTTTCTTCCTTTAGTAATATTTTTAAAAAAGTGATTGGAGTTGCTCCTACGGAATATCAGCATAAACTGAAAGGAGACGTTTGA
- a CDS encoding 3'-5' exonuclease — MDFCAIDFETATFDRHSACELGICVVQDSKIVETKTWLIKPPSFPYFSQRNIDVHGILPDDVKDAPTFEDIWYEVEEMMYGTLMIAHNASFDANVLRGCLDYYGMFTPKLNYLCSIQLAKKSWNYLPRYGLKHLAEYHQIKFNHHRAGDDAEVCAKISLLAFEKLFLTSNEEISEYMKAKIKKL, encoded by the coding sequence ATGGATTTCTGCGCAATAGATTTTGAAACCGCTACTTTTGACCGACACTCCGCTTGTGAGTTGGGAATTTGCGTAGTGCAGGATTCAAAAATCGTAGAAACGAAAACATGGTTGATCAAACCTCCGAGCTTCCCCTATTTCAGTCAAAGAAATATTGATGTACACGGGATTCTACCGGATGACGTGAAAGACGCTCCCACTTTTGAAGATATTTGGTATGAAGTGGAAGAAATGATGTACGGAACATTAATGATTGCCCATAATGCAAGTTTTGATGCAAATGTTTTGCGGGGCTGCCTAGATTATTACGGAATGTTTACTCCGAAATTAAACTATCTGTGTAGTATTCAGTTGGCAAAAAAATCATGGAATTATCTTCCCAGATATGGTTTAAAGCATTTGGCGGAATACCATCAAATCAAATTCAACCATCACAGAGCAGGAGACGATGCAGAGGTTTGTGCAAAAATATCTTTATTAGCTTTTGAAAAATTGTTTCTCACCAGTAATGAAGAAATTTCGGAATACATGAAAGCTAAGATCAAAAAACTTTGA
- a CDS encoding thioredoxin family protein, with translation MKKMSLIAFVALSSVIWAQNAETKEVPGVRYSGDKALLVKNDAAELEAKKKAAAEEKAKLPKPYDPKADAQADINKLIAKAKKEGKNIMIQAGGNWCIWCLRFNQYVQTTPELKNIVDKNYIYYHLNYSPENKNEKIFAQYGNPGDKFGYPVFIVLDKNGKMIHVQPSDVLEEGKGYSLEKVKGFFNQWAPKKL, from the coding sequence ATGAAAAAAATGTCGTTAATAGCTTTTGTAGCCCTAAGTAGTGTCATTTGGGCTCAGAATGCAGAAACCAAAGAGGTTCCCGGAGTAAGATATTCGGGAGATAAGGCTTTGTTGGTGAAAAATGATGCTGCAGAATTGGAAGCAAAGAAGAAAGCTGCGGCAGAAGAAAAGGCAAAACTTCCTAAGCCTTATGATCCAAAAGCTGATGCACAGGCAGATATTAATAAGCTGATAGCAAAAGCAAAAAAAGAGGGAAAAAACATTATGATTCAGGCAGGAGGGAACTGGTGTATCTGGTGTTTAAGATTTAACCAATATGTACAGACTACTCCGGAATTAAAAAATATCGTGGACAAGAACTATATCTATTACCATTTGAATTATTCTCCGGAGAATAAGAATGAGAAGATATTTGCACAGTATGGCAATCCGGGTGATAAGTTTGGTTATCCTGTCTTTATTGTATTGGATAAAAATGGAAAAATGATTCACGTACAGCCAAGTGATGTGCTGGAAGAAGGAAAAGGATACAGCCTTGAAAAAGTAAAAGGGTTCTTTAATCAATGGGCTCCAAAGAAATTATAA
- a CDS encoding lysophospholipid acyltransferase family protein, with product MNFLIKILYLISKIPLKILYIFSDIIFFLNYYIVGYRKKVILQNIKNSFPDKTDEEIQVILKKFYLNFSDYLVETVKSFSISETESRVRMQHINQHLFHEAKAEGKNIILLAGHVFNWEWINALAKVIPQKHCHPVYRKVNSNFWEDQMKKVRNKFGNEALEANEVIMNIFRNKNDGDSAYMFVADQTPHIAHVNYGLEFLNQRTPAFIGYDKLATRMDLVFIYCEMKKVKRGFYQVNYHRIYPDGEKFVNNEVVKKFHKLLENTIHKHPDNYLWSHRKWKYQDSIKTFDAEKI from the coding sequence ATGAATTTTTTAATCAAAATACTTTATTTAATTTCAAAGATCCCGCTTAAGATATTGTATATTTTTTCGGATATCATTTTCTTTTTAAACTACTATATTGTAGGCTACAGAAAGAAAGTCATCTTACAAAACATTAAAAATTCTTTCCCTGACAAAACGGATGAGGAAATTCAGGTTATTTTAAAGAAATTCTATCTCAACTTTTCTGATTATCTGGTAGAAACTGTAAAATCTTTCAGCATCAGCGAAACGGAATCCAGAGTAAGAATGCAGCATATCAATCAACATTTATTTCATGAAGCAAAAGCAGAAGGTAAAAATATTATTTTACTTGCCGGTCATGTCTTTAACTGGGAATGGATCAATGCACTAGCAAAAGTAATTCCTCAAAAACACTGTCATCCTGTTTACAGAAAAGTAAACAGCAATTTCTGGGAAGACCAGATGAAGAAAGTGAGAAACAAATTTGGCAATGAAGCTTTAGAAGCCAACGAAGTCATCATGAATATTTTCAGGAATAAAAACGATGGCGATTCTGCTTATATGTTTGTGGCCGATCAAACTCCGCATATTGCTCATGTCAATTACGGTCTTGAATTCCTTAACCAAAGAACTCCTGCCTTTATCGGATATGATAAACTGGCAACAAGAATGGATCTGGTATTCATTTACTGTGAGATGAAAAAGGTGAAAAGAGGTTTTTATCAGGTAAATTATCACAGAATCTATCCGGATGGAGAAAAGTTTGTTAATAATGAGGTGGTCAAAAAATTTCATAAATTATTAGAAAATACCATTCACAAACATCCAGATAATTATCTTTGGTCCCACAGAAAATGGAAATATCAGGATTCCATCAAAACTTTTGATGCCGAAAAAATATAA
- a CDS encoding aldehyde dehydrogenase: MEIQKIVQKQKDFFRTHQTKSIKFRKHYLERLKNLILENEDLLYEAIDKDFGKSKFDTFTTEISFIINDINYYLKNLKSLSKPRKVKTNLVNQIGKSKIHPEPLGNVLVIGAWNYPYQLSLSPVIAALAAGNCCILKPSEIAENTMKIMSKIINENFPSEYLYVYKGGIDETTQLLKLKFDKIFFTGSTKVGQIVYKAAAENLTPVTLELGGKSPTIISKDANLEIAAKRIVWGKFLNAGQTCVAPDYLCVEKTVQEEFLALLKKYIQEFRYHPNSSHYTKIINQKNFERLIHLIDNDRIYTGGSYNKEQLYIEPTILHNIDWNDQIMQEEIFGPILPVISFTDFNLILNDILDHEKPLAAYLFTSNNEEKEAFIKKISFGGGCINDVIMHLGNENLPFGGVGNSGIGNYHGKFGFETFSHQKAILEKATWGEPNIKYPPYSDKKLNWIKRFL, translated from the coding sequence ATGGAAATTCAAAAAATTGTTCAAAAACAGAAAGATTTCTTCAGAACACACCAAACGAAAAGTATTAAGTTTCGTAAACATTACCTGGAAAGATTAAAAAATTTAATCCTTGAAAACGAAGATCTTTTATATGAAGCTATTGATAAAGATTTTGGTAAATCTAAGTTCGATACTTTCACCACAGAAATTTCTTTTATAATAAATGACATAAATTATTACCTCAAAAATTTAAAATCACTTTCCAAACCCCGAAAAGTCAAAACCAATCTTGTTAATCAAATTGGGAAAAGCAAAATTCATCCCGAACCACTGGGAAACGTTTTGGTGATAGGTGCCTGGAATTATCCATACCAATTATCCCTATCTCCAGTAATTGCAGCTTTGGCAGCAGGAAATTGTTGTATTTTGAAGCCCAGCGAGATTGCTGAAAACACCATGAAGATCATGTCGAAAATCATCAATGAAAATTTCCCTTCCGAATATCTATACGTTTATAAAGGTGGGATTGATGAAACAACACAACTTTTGAAGCTCAAATTCGATAAAATCTTTTTCACAGGAAGTACAAAAGTAGGGCAAATTGTTTACAAAGCCGCCGCAGAAAATCTAACTCCGGTCACTTTAGAGCTAGGCGGAAAGTCACCTACAATAATTTCTAAAGATGCTAATCTTGAAATTGCGGCCAAAAGAATAGTCTGGGGTAAATTTTTAAATGCAGGACAAACATGTGTTGCCCCGGACTATTTATGTGTTGAAAAGACTGTTCAGGAAGAATTTTTAGCTTTATTGAAAAAATATATTCAGGAATTTAGATATCACCCCAATTCCAGTCATTACACAAAGATCATTAACCAAAAGAATTTTGAAAGACTGATTCACTTAATCGACAACGATAGAATTTATACCGGCGGAAGTTATAATAAAGAGCAATTATATATAGAGCCTACCATATTACATAATATTGACTGGAATGATCAGATTATGCAGGAAGAAATTTTCGGACCTATTTTACCTGTAATTTCTTTTACTGATTTTAATTTAATATTAAATGATATTTTAGACCACGAAAAACCACTTGCTGCCTATTTATTTACCAGTAATAATGAAGAAAAAGAAGCATTTATTAAAAAGATTTCTTTTGGCGGAGGTTGCATCAATGATGTGATCATGCATTTGGGAAATGAGAATCTTCCCTTTGGAGGAGTTGGAAACTCAGGAATTGGAAATTATCATGGGAAATTCGGCTTCGAAACCTTCTCTCATCAAAAAGCAATACTGGAAAAAGCAACGTGGGGAGAACCCAACATCAAATATCCTCCTTATTCAGACAAGAAATTAAATTGGATCAAAAGATTTTTGTAA
- a CDS encoding endonuclease V yields the protein MNLVFDTYYFDHDKANTICLAFENWESAVPDYEFSEIKEGVEEYIPGQFYRRELPCILSLLEKVKTQIEDISCIVIDGFVYVDDHMKPGLGKHLYDALDSEIPIIGVAKTNFATVERYKLPLKRGNSDTPLYISSVGIDMNTAYDLIKKMHGEHRIPTLLKKVDTLTRQF from the coding sequence ATGAATTTAGTTTTCGATACTTATTATTTTGATCATGATAAAGCCAATACCATCTGTTTGGCTTTTGAGAATTGGGAAAGTGCAGTTCCTGATTACGAATTTTCCGAAATAAAAGAAGGTGTTGAAGAATATATTCCGGGACAGTTTTACAGAAGAGAACTCCCTTGTATTTTAAGCCTTTTAGAGAAGGTTAAAACTCAGATCGAAGATATTTCCTGCATTGTTATTGACGGTTTTGTGTATGTTGATGATCATATGAAACCCGGTTTAGGAAAACACTTATATGATGCTTTAGATAGTGAAATCCCTATAATCGGTGTAGCAAAAACAAACTTTGCCACTGTGGAAAGGTATAAACTACCATTAAAAAGAGGAAACAGCGATACCCCTTTATATATTTCAAGTGTAGGAATTGATATGAATACAGCTTATGATCTCATTAAAAAGATGCATGGAGAACATAGAATCCCCACTCTATTAAAAAAAGTAGATACTTTAACAAGACAATTTTAA
- the rplI gene encoding 50S ribosomal protein L9 — protein MNIILKKDVENLGLEFDTVSVKPGYARNFLIPQGFALLATPKNIAALEATLEARKEEEAKLIAAANAVVEQLKKTSVTIPAKVGTGDKLFGSINNADLSAALEKAGVSVEKKYIKIPGNTIKRTGKVTANIRLHRNVEYNFEFDIVSDAPVEAPKAAPAKKEEAPSEEA, from the coding sequence ATGAACATTATCCTAAAAAAAGACGTAGAAAACTTAGGTCTTGAATTCGACACAGTAAGCGTAAAGCCTGGTTATGCAAGAAACTTCTTAATCCCTCAAGGATTTGCACTTTTAGCTACTCCTAAAAACATTGCAGCTTTAGAAGCTACTTTGGAGGCTAGAAAAGAAGAAGAAGCTAAATTAATCGCTGCTGCAAATGCTGTAGTTGAGCAATTAAAGAAAACTTCTGTTACTATTCCTGCAAAAGTAGGTACTGGTGATAAATTATTCGGATCTATCAACAATGCAGACCTTTCTGCAGCTCTAGAAAAAGCTGGAGTTTCTGTTGAGAAGAAATACATCAAAATCCCAGGGAACACTATTAAGAGAACTGGTAAAGTAACTGCAAACATCAGATTGCACAGAAACGTTGAGTACAACTTCGAATTCGATATCGTATCTGACGCTCCGGTAGAAGCTCCAAAAGCAGCTCCTGCTAAAAAAGAAGAAGCTCCTTCTGAAGAAGCTTAA
- the rpsR gene encoding 30S ribosomal protein S18 codes for MAIDEMAKQASAGGESEVKFLTPLDINTKSEKKYCRFKKYGIKHVDYKDADFLLQFVNEQGKILPRRYTGTSLKYQRKVSAAIKRARHLALMPYVADLLK; via the coding sequence ATGGCAATAGATGAAATGGCTAAACAAGCCTCAGCTGGAGGAGAATCAGAAGTAAAATTCCTTACTCCGCTTGATATCAACACAAAATCTGAAAAGAAATATTGTAGATTTAAAAAATACGGAATTAAGCACGTTGATTACAAAGATGCTGATTTCTTATTACAGTTCGTAAACGAGCAAGGTAAAATTTTACCAAGAAGATACACTGGAACTTCTTTGAAATACCAAAGAAAAGTTTCTGCTGCTATCAAAAGAGCAAGACACCTTGCTTTGATGCCTTACGTAGCTGACTTATTAAAATAA
- a CDS encoding HlyD family secretion protein, with translation MAKKELTQKEKRINKTITLLAWILIVSGITGMISFYLFSRKNVTTNDAQIEQYITPVSSKVSGFIKTIKFNENQFVHKGDTLIVIDNREFINQVKMAEASLNANSENINTIESGVNTKASDTKIIDAKIASARIDIWRTEQDFKRYKNLVSEDAATEQQFENVKASYEQAKANLLALEQQKNAVRASVNEQETKVAPVKSQIQQSSASLNNAKLFLSYTVVTAPYDGWVGKKTIQEGQLIKEGQALVQIVSKEKWIIANYKETQLGQIDQNKEVIITADAYPDIEFKGKIVSVSPASGSQFSLVKPDNATGNFVKIEQRFPVKIILNNNQHNEKLLSGMNVLVSAKKI, from the coding sequence ATGGCAAAGAAAGAATTAACACAAAAGGAAAAAAGAATCAACAAAACAATTACTTTACTTGCTTGGATCCTAATTGTAAGTGGGATTACAGGAATGATAAGTTTCTATCTTTTTTCCAGAAAAAATGTTACCACCAACGATGCACAAATCGAACAATATATTACTCCTGTTTCCAGTAAAGTTTCAGGTTTCATCAAAACCATTAAGTTTAACGAAAATCAGTTTGTCCATAAAGGAGATACTTTAATTGTGATCGATAATCGAGAGTTTATCAATCAGGTAAAAATGGCCGAAGCCAGTCTTAATGCCAATTCAGAGAATATCAACACGATTGAAAGTGGCGTAAACACCAAAGCAAGTGACACTAAAATCATCGATGCGAAAATTGCTTCCGCAAGAATTGATATATGGAGAACCGAACAGGATTTCAAAAGATATAAAAACTTAGTTTCAGAAGATGCCGCAACCGAGCAGCAGTTTGAAAATGTAAAGGCATCCTATGAGCAGGCAAAAGCTAATCTTTTAGCTTTGGAACAACAGAAAAATGCAGTGAGAGCAAGCGTGAATGAGCAGGAAACGAAAGTTGCTCCTGTAAAAAGTCAGATCCAGCAAAGTTCTGCCAGTCTGAATAACGCTAAACTCTTCCTTTCTTATACAGTTGTTACGGCTCCTTATGACGGGTGGGTGGGAAAGAAAACCATTCAGGAAGGTCAGCTGATTAAAGAAGGTCAGGCTTTGGTTCAGATCGTAAGTAAAGAAAAATGGATTATTGCCAATTATAAAGAAACACAGTTAGGGCAAATCGATCAGAATAAAGAAGTGATCATTACTGCAGATGCTTATCCTGATATAGAATTCAAAGGAAAAATTGTTTCCGTTTCCCCCGCTTCCGGTTCGCAGTTTTCTTTAGTAAAACCAGACAATGCAACAGGAAACTTTGTGAAAATAGAACAAAGATTTCCCGTAAAAATCATTCTTAATAATAATCAGCACAATGAAAAATTACTTTCCGGAATGAATGTTCTGGTAAGTGCCAAAAAGATATAA
- a CDS encoding glycosyltransferase family 2 protein, protein MKSKLAVVILNWNGKNWLEKFLPSVVRFSDGADIYVIDNASTDDSVKFLQLNFPSVKIVINSKNSGFAGGYNEGLRQIDAEYYCLLNSDVEVTENWIEPVLNLFENNPDIAAIQPKILSYNDKNKFEFAGAAGGLIDNLGYPYCRGRVFDEVEEDKGQYNDETEIFWASGCALFIRSQDFWDQDGFDERFFAHQEEIDLCWRLINSGRKIFYTGKSKVYHVGGGTLNKQSAQKTYLNIRNNLSMMLKNLPFPKLIGLIFFRLCLDGVAGIYFGLKQGFPHLWAVVRAHFGFYAQASGTWKRRQKHQKSNFYQSKWLIFKHFL, encoded by the coding sequence ATGAAGTCTAAACTTGCGGTTGTCATCTTAAACTGGAACGGAAAAAACTGGCTGGAAAAATTTCTTCCCAGCGTAGTTCGGTTTTCTGATGGTGCTGATATTTATGTTATTGATAATGCATCAACAGATGATTCTGTAAAATTTCTACAGCTCAATTTTCCATCCGTAAAAATTGTAATAAATTCTAAAAACTCCGGTTTTGCAGGTGGATACAATGAAGGTTTAAGACAAATCGATGCAGAATATTATTGTTTATTGAATTCTGACGTAGAAGTAACTGAAAACTGGATCGAACCTGTTTTAAATCTCTTTGAAAACAACCCTGATATTGCCGCTATACAGCCTAAAATTCTCTCTTATAACGACAAAAATAAGTTTGAATTTGCCGGAGCTGCAGGTGGTCTAATTGATAATTTAGGCTATCCTTACTGCAGAGGAAGAGTTTTTGATGAGGTGGAAGAAGATAAAGGTCAATATAACGATGAAACGGAAATATTCTGGGCTTCAGGATGCGCTCTCTTTATTCGTTCACAGGACTTTTGGGATCAGGACGGTTTTGATGAAAGATTTTTTGCCCATCAGGAAGAAATTGATCTTTGCTGGAGATTAATTAACTCCGGAAGAAAGATTTTTTATACCGGAAAATCTAAAGTGTATCACGTTGGAGGCGGAACTTTAAACAAACAAAGTGCTCAGAAAACATATTTAAACATTAGAAATAACCTTTCTATGATGCTTAAAAATCTGCCTTTTCCTAAACTAATCGGATTAATCTTTTTCAGATTGTGTTTGGATGGAGTTGCCGGAATTTATTTTGGTTTAAAACAAGGCTTTCCTCATCTTTGGGCAGTTGTAAGAGCTCATTTTGGATTTTATGCTCAGGCTTCAGGAACCTGGAAACGCAGACAAAAGCATCAAAAAAGTAATTTTTATCAATCAAAATGGTTGATCTTTAAACACTTTTTATAA
- a CDS encoding TolC family protein produces MKMIFGARRYHCIALCLLLISNLLYSQMIDYQHLSLQQAVEIGLKNNKNIQISHLKNEMSETKEKDLTMEKLPDIEFHTSYNQVTNLFQHENGVFGKATKYDVINGMYDFTLSASIPVYMGGKIKYIEKKAAIDTQISSLKTHLDERQLTMEIITAFLQIHHLKEQQNLINDKMKEDSVNIKQVKALKANGIVTVNEVLRTSLQLSNHKMSWTELDNDIQIAEHKLKTILSLPESQEMHVNTEDLISENAEIPYLDELTETALYKNESVEVANKNLSLKELDQKITKANYLPKITAGGEYFMKYPNMMFFPPEPYAYRLGMIGVNLTYPIESLYKNKYKMQEAKENIHLAKLQIEENEENIRHNVYEAYKKFEETDQKVKIAEEAITQAKENYRIVRTKYANKLSLITELIDADNAYLEAQSNLISVKINRQLKYYQLQYTIGNL; encoded by the coding sequence ATGAAAATGATATTTGGCGCACGCAGATATCACTGTATAGCGTTGTGCTTATTATTGATAAGCAATCTTTTATATTCACAAATGATCGATTATCAGCATCTCAGTTTGCAGCAGGCTGTTGAGATTGGGCTAAAGAATAACAAAAATATTCAAATCAGTCATCTAAAAAATGAAATGTCCGAAACGAAGGAAAAAGACCTTACAATGGAAAAACTTCCGGATATTGAATTCCATACAAGCTACAACCAGGTTACCAATCTTTTTCAACATGAAAATGGTGTATTTGGAAAAGCCACAAAATATGATGTCATCAATGGAATGTATGATTTTACCCTTTCGGCTTCAATTCCGGTTTATATGGGTGGGAAAATTAAATATATTGAAAAGAAAGCAGCTATAGACACCCAAATTTCTTCGTTAAAGACCCATCTGGATGAAAGACAACTGACGATGGAAATCATCACAGCTTTTCTTCAAATCCATCATTTAAAAGAGCAGCAAAACTTGATTAATGATAAAATGAAAGAAGATTCCGTAAACATTAAGCAGGTAAAAGCATTGAAAGCAAATGGAATTGTAACCGTAAATGAAGTCTTAAGAACCTCTTTACAGCTTTCTAATCATAAAATGAGCTGGACAGAGCTTGATAATGATATTCAGATTGCAGAACACAAACTGAAAACAATTCTTTCCCTTCCTGAAAGCCAGGAAATGCATGTAAACACGGAAGATCTGATCTCTGAAAATGCAGAAATTCCTTATTTAGACGAACTAACAGAAACAGCTTTATATAAAAATGAGTCTGTTGAAGTGGCTAACAAAAACCTTTCGCTTAAAGAATTGGATCAAAAGATCACAAAAGCGAATTATCTACCAAAAATTACAGCAGGCGGAGAATATTTTATGAAATATCCAAACATGATGTTTTTCCCTCCCGAACCTTATGCGTATCGTTTAGGAATGATCGGAGTGAATCTCACCTACCCTATTGAAAGCTTGTATAAGAACAAATACAAAATGCAGGAAGCTAAAGAAAACATCCATCTGGCAAAACTGCAGATTGAAGAGAATGAAGAAAATATCAGACATAATGTTTATGAAGCTTATAAAAAATTCGAAGAAACGGATCAAAAGGTAAAGATTGCTGAAGAAGCAATTACCCAGGCAAAAGAGAACTACAGAATAGTAAGAACCAAATATGCCAATAAGCTAAGCCTGATCACAGAATTAATTGACGCTGATAACGCGTATCTGGAAGCCCAATCAAATCTTATTTCCGTAAAAATTAACCGACAACTTAAATATTACCAACTCCAATATACGATTGGAAACCTATAA